GGGGCTTCCTTTTGTAACTGAACCCGCAGTAATTGTTCACGGAGATTCGTAGGTTCAGTTCCTGCTAGTAGAGATCAGTGAGAGCTCCTTGTCGCAGATTTTGCTCACACAATCATTACTACTTTGTTTTGCATATCAGCATCTGCCATTAGCTTTGCACGTGTGCATGTGCTTGTGATTTACTAAAATAGCCTGTAATCAGAtgaatacatatattgaaGACAACTGagatcgaattttttcaatccgtCGGTAACCCTCATTGGACTAAAACAAAAGACGTGACGGTTTAGATGGGCATTATTGATCGGACAATCATGATCACATAATCTGTAAACATTCGATGTGCAAAAGTCATACTAATCAGAAGCTGTTTATTACATTCAATTCAAGTTACTCATACGCACTGTCAAAAAGTTAGCGTAACATCCGACCGCCCaaccacaattttttctttttctctttcataaCCTAACTAACAGCACCTAACACTGTATATGCTTTAAGATCTAACTTCAGTACGAGAATCTTGCGACTAACCTAAAAGTTACTAGATATTACCTAGTTATACACATCTAACTACTTTTCAGTAATTGAAGGGATATACCTTAGAGCATGCATATGGATATACTTACCTCAAAGGTAGTGAGATCCTCCTACAGAATCTTAGTAATACTACAGCTGTTGTTTGAACCGTTAAAAGTATTATTTACCATTAATCAAGTCTACGAGAAACCCCTAGAGTAAAACTGTCCAGAGAGTAAAGACTAAACGCCGTATTATAGGCAGTCATGTCTAACACGGAGTAGTTCCGTCGGTAATGATACCGCAGACACAACCAGCATCTATACTCGACTGTATTACGCTTGCATCCAATACTTATATCCAATGCTTACATAAACCTGCAATATACACAATGGGTACATATGTACGCATTTCTTTTACAATATCAGAATATCAATACTCAGatattatcaatttatatCTCAATATCTCAAAGTATCTAAACCAAAACATTCTTgttaaatgttaaaattattatcttacttgcgttattactaatattattatatttgaattattacgCTTATTCCCATATTAAAGAAATACCATGAGCTAAAAACCTAAACTGATAGAACAATTTTGATtccaaataatattacaagctTATACTGCGTGTGAATCTAGTTTATGCCATTTCGCACCACCGTCAACCTAAAGCTAGGTGACGCAAGCGAAATTCTCAGAATCAGTACGCTGCACTGGCAACGTTGCGGAGCTTTGAGGGATATATTCAATCGTAGATGAAAAAGCCCATCGGCCGATGTTACTTTACCTTCAATGTTAAATGttaaatattacaaataaacCCTGAAGGTGAAGCAACCCCGCAAACGTtactatacataattatacgcAACACACCCCCAAACACCTGTTCAATCTTGCACACTTGTGCGCTTATTTTACACAATTATTAAATTCAGGTAAtcattatatacaatatatcaaCCACTCAGCTATTGCTTATCTAATATTAAGGACatttttaactgtaaaatAATTCCGAGTCCTTACATGAAGCCACCAGCggaaacatcaaaaattcaaaattattaaatattataaaaccgAACAAAGAGAGCTTTGGTGGCCAGCTAGAAGCTAGCCGGACTACGGGAAGCAAACCATATAAGGTAACAACCAAGACGCTAATTAGGTCACCTTGATCGGAACCAATCATTGTCCAGCTACCCCCCAAAATTTTCACTGGTGACTCAATGTGATAAATCTGTCACCCAAAATTGTACAGGAACATAGGAGATTGAGCCCTATATAAACGGGTGCAGATTTGACTCGGAGAGCATTATTTTAACTAAATTTGTAACTGTTACCCTGTCGCTCTGCCCGAGAGCACTATTTTTTATAAGTTAGTAAGTGTTATCCTGTCGCTCCGCCTGAGAGCATTATTTCAAATAAGTTTATCGCTGTTATTTTGAgcatttttgtacttttaacTAAAAACGTGATTATTAAACATTCGAGtgcattaaaaatcaaaaccgTCATTTTAAATTAATCCAACTATCTGGTCCTTCGCCACTCCACGAAGCTAGCTGTTGTGCAGTTCCCATCAAGTTCGAACAACAAAGGTAAGTTGACTTCTAAATTACCATTATAACGTATCCCTTCAAATCATCAATCCAATTACGCGAATTTATCGACGTCGTCTATTTCACTTCAGTGATTAATCGAtattgacaacccagaactactgattgtatgtatgtatgtgtagtaCGTCCCAGTTCATTTTCGCGACTCAATTTCGAGTCTAACTCTTAGTTGTTCGGAATTGACCGTTAGGACGTCACATTAGGCTCATGTAGCATGTAActgttcaatgaaaaaaaaattgcaacgtTCAGGCCATTGAACTAAAATGTAACTAGGACGTAGCAGAGTTCAGTGTAATAATCATTGCCATTTCTCGCCGTATCCGGCAAAGTATGTCCCCAAAAGACTACAGGCATTGACTGAGGATATCAGTCAACGCTACAGGAGACTTGAGCGGGGCAATAAGGCAAGGGATGGATTAGTGACCATCATTATGCGGCTGCAGATGTCTTAAGATATTCAATAGAAATACGTGCATTCGCACGGGGGACAAGGCAAAAACCTGCAGAAAACCTTGCCCAGGTTTAGCCGGACAGAGTTCAAAGCTCAACCCGGGATCAAATCAGGAAAACCCAATTTTCtcgaaaagtgaatttttagaCTATGTGTGTGGGGTGATTTGACGGATATATCTTAAAAGTTTTATCGATGTTTCAACACTGCttcaaattgagaaaaatacaCGTTTGTCCAGTAAAACACTTACGCGCGTGAGAGCCCTATCTGTTGTAAACAGTTTTATCACATATAAAAATGGATCCCAATATCTTCGCCTGAAGTTTACTTATAATATAAACAATGCAATGACGTTCGTTCACCATgtgaaaaattacacaattgcCATAAACTTATTGCTACTTTCAAATAAAGATTTAGCGGCATTTCAGTTAACGGAATGGGTGAACGTTAAACCTGTGAAAACAATACGATAATGTCACGTGTGTAGGTATCAAGTTTGAGTAATTTGTCTTCGatcgaaaaatctgaataaatcTCAATAATGCTCACAAAGTCGACATCAGCACGAAAATTGACGTATTTCAGCGAAGCccgaaatattttctctcgaTATGAAGCAGCGTTTTAGCATCGATGAAACTGTAGGATATATTCATCATATCATCCCACAtactgtgtaaaattttcaagaaaaaatcactttttgagaaaattatgtttcgctcattttcaaaaaatgaacgtCAATTTCCGAAGATCTTAATATTTATCTACATTTTTCGAAAGAATGCAAAAAACCCTAAAAAATGAGACCAAGATCAAGTAGTTGCGGCGATTCGTTCCAAAGATGCAGggtttttaagaaaaaacatgatcatttttcaagaatttccgCAGCGCGAGATTAAACGTTCAAAACGGCCGTAACTTCGTAgtaggttttttttcaaaaaacaaaaaaaatacaggtcactttgttttcattcgaaaacaacatatttcaatttgaaaaaattttgtgacatTAGGATTTTGTGCCTGCCCGATTTGAAATGGATTCGGTCAATAACATTATAacgatataaataatttgtaaaaaaaacaaaactgataAATTGTATGCTTtcttagaagaaaaataaacatcgCAACATTCACAGATTATGTTATATTAATAGCAGGATTCAACTCActaaaattatatgaaaaatagtTCCTAGTCTtcaaaatagtaaaattaagtgaacaagtttcagagggagttaaaatttgacgaaatcTTCCTGTATGATTTGGTACAGAAGCTTTATTCTGtggaacaaaatttcaaattgcaaataaaaatagaatgagATGTAACCCCACGCTAAATCCAACggcataatttataaaaaatgcaaGGTTTTTTTATGAgtattaagaaaaaatgtcCAAACTCTCGAAGTCTTTACGTTTGaactttaaataaaaaaattataccgcaATTGATGATAATCacgtttattgtattttttttcttaaagcatctttaaaaacaaagattaaaaaaaaaattagaaaatacctcatttgatcaatttttcaagaaattgtgaattgaaaaaaaaaaaaaaaaaaaaatcacttctcAAGAACacatgaacgaaaaaaaatcctgaaattcccTCTCATTAGATGTAATCacccataaaaattttgatggaatcgaaaattcgaattaaTCTTCCCGTGCGTTTTGACGAAGAATGCcctatgtataaatatacaaataatcGTACTTAGCGCTCGCAGAAGTTGGGTTTGCAACCATCAGTCGTCACCATGTACACATGTCACTATTATTTCGCCATGCTACGATCAGTTTTTTGATTGGCTCTTCGCGAGCCCGTAGATTGGACCGTGATTCGTGTTGCCTTGACGAATAGAAATTCGTACCTTAAGTCCCGGGAAAGGAATTTAAATTGACATTCCAATAATTGTTGGACTATGTTAACTGAAGATATATACTTCACACAACGTAGACTACGAGGTTTAATTGAACAAACTAACAGATAACTGTTTTATTCGGAAAAAATGTATCCGCGTTATAACACAGTACAGAATAAAACTTTGTAACAAAACAAAGTTATCCTAGAGGTGAAAAGAAACTTAGAGCGAACTCATAATTATTCGGAGTCAGAGACGAAACTGATTCCTTTGTCCTCCTGGAAGCAGGGGATGGGAGTCCCAGTTTCTCTCCCCACTCTGGAGATTGGAGTCGCTCCGgccctcctttttttctacacgtaCATactctttctatttctctctctcgttgtACTCTCTTATTTCTCTACTATAATACTATTCCTACTCTGTCTCTTTCCACTCTCTGTCTCTTTCGTTTTCGAAACGAAATCGCGTGAGGCCAGTTTATCGTATGAGAATGTGTAGTCAAACAATTATTTAAGGGAATAATCTATGTAAGGAAAGCCGATGGTCTACTCCCAATTACCATTTGTACAGTTGACGATCTAAATTTGTTACAACGACTGCCATCTCCTACGACAAGTTGTAATTTTCCTCTGGTGCCGTCGACGGTGGTACAGTGTGTACAGCGTGCAAAGACGAAATTAAGAGATACTCAATGTAACACGATTTTCCCGCAAACACATGAAACCACTCAGAAGGATGCGCGTCTGCAATTTATAACCCGAGGATAGATGCCAGAATACCCTGTCTTTGTGTGCAAGATAAGCTGATCCTTGGGACTCTCAGTCCGTCACAAAGaaaaagattctttatttttccgttCTTCTTTATTCATGACTGTATTTCgtaaagagtaaaaaattcatgtacATGTTTGCGAAACTAAGATCAATGAAAAAGAACTCCCTACCCTTGTGAGATTAACGGCATGCATGATATGACGGCGTACTGACTTTGAGTTCAAGTGTTTCGCAGCTTAAGGCTTTGGAATTTGGTTCAATTTATGCGCAAAAAAGAACTTGAAGCAAGAAGGTCCAATTTACAACGCCAAAGCCAGTAGCAAAGGGACGGAGCAGCTGACTATGTATATAGAATTGCATTCCATTCAAAAGTAATTTGTCTTAGGCTATTTTTACGgctatgtattatatatatttttatatattcaacaCTCTTAGATACATTTCTGAGGAATTCCAAACCAATTAATGGACATACGTGTAACCTTCACCATTGGCGATTGTTTTTATGTTTGAGTATGGGGTAGcaagcacaaaaaaaaacacctctCACCGGGACTCAGATTTTTTGGGCCACGGGTTTGATTTTTACTGCTcccaaaaacacgaaaacccaattttcgaatgaatagCCCCAATCGATTGGCTTCAAGTTTTTCTCACGAGTTCTTTAttaaataacgaaaatttcacgacCAAGATGGAAGTGGGCTTTTGGTTTAGAAGATACAGTTTGAAACAAGCaattaaatgatgaaaaattgaattgaatataaatttgagcaatataaattgacattttatatgttttttcgtaattttcaataataataatacatacatacattaattcaagaaaattatatAGAGTTGGgacaatcgtataaaaaattataaacgaaaGCAAAAATGGTAATGGAAAATCATTTGgtgagttggcgtggaatacctcatatattCCCCAGCAATTTGATACCTTACCCTTTCATGCACGCTTGGGTTTCTTTTAGGGCCTGCCCTCAAACACTAAACTGTATATCATAAATCTATAGGTACTCACGTTCTTGAGCCGTTCTCTTTCTATAAACATTCAGCTCATTCGCTATACTCATAAACGTAGCTAAAAGAAATCCCgatactacatatatatacgtgtgcaTATTTTAATGCAAatgtgtaatattataatattatactcaTAAACGTAGCTAAAAGAAATCCCgatactacatatatatacgtgtgcaTATTTTAATGCAAATGTGTAATATTAGGGATTTATTTTAGCTTGGTTTATCAGTATTATTGAATGGTGCATATTTTAATACAAATGTGTAATATTAGGGATTTATTTTAGCTAGGTTTATGAGTATAATCGAATGGGCTCTCTGTTTATAGAAAGAGAACGGCTTGAGAACGTGagacctatatgtatatttgggACTGAAACGCAGGAACAGATTTATATTCATTCGTCATcagaacaaattttcatccctcAGTCAACGTTTTCGTACCCTCAAACTCATATCCGAACGCCACACATACATAAGTACAATATATTTCGTATACTTGTACATTTAATACTACTTAAAAGTAATTGTCCATTCATTGTAGGCAGAGGAAATGTATTGCATTGCGAATATTGCCTTTTCCGTTATCCATCGCGTTTCCATCGATGCGTAGTATTTTTGAATTGCGCGGTTGAATAATATTCTCGATCGTCTAATGACGTCACTACGACGGACGGCCATAATCATAGCCAAAACAAAACCGAAACGATTCTCCGTGCTCACCGCTGATCACTGGAACCAGTATTACATCGTAGAGCAAACTCATTATCAGTGAATAATCTAACGAAGTATAAATCCTCAGAATAATCGTATCCGTATCAGGCGTAAAATGTCGTCGcgtagcaaaaaaaataaagggaAAATCGTAGATCGACGAAAACGACGTTCGGTTGgaaaggaggaaaaatatCGGCAAGAAGGCGACAAATCAGATCCGTCGGACTCTGAAGATGTTGGAGGTTAGAAACGGCTACTTGATATATGCTATTTATTGCCGCGATATACTCAGCTTTAACTTTCGCAGCTGAAGAGGCATTCAAAGTTTCGTTCCCGGTCGCGATGTGGGATCTCGAACATTGCGACCCGAAGAAATGTTCCGGCCGAAAACTTTCCAGGCACGGTCTCGTACAAACTTTGAGGTTAGGAGCCAGATTTCCTGGTCTGGTTTTGACCCCAGTTGGTAAGAAGGTATTTTCATCTTCTCATTATATTCTTACACGAGATTACTTCTTTTTCAAGATCTCGCTCGTGTACTAGCTAATGTGGTGAAAACCCAACAAACCAAAAAATGTTTATCGATGCTCTGGAAAAATTCACTAAACTTCTTACTGTTATTATGAGCAAAATATTATTGTCAAAAtctgtaaattgaaattttgctgGGAAATTGCAAGCTAGAGATTGAAACCTCTTTGTTGCAGTGTGTAAGCCCgttggataaaaatattgttggtGAACACGGATGTGCAGTCGTTGACTGCAGCTGGGCAAGATTAGATGATACACCATTTGCAAGAATGCGAACTCCGTATCCTCGGCTGCTGCCTTTTCTGGTCGCAGCTAATCCCATAAATTACGGAAAGCCATGTCAACTAAGCTGCGTTGAAGCGATAGCAGCGACATTAATTATAACTGGATTTCCCGAGGAAGCTGCTTATTACCTTGGGAAATTTTCCTGGGGTCATTCTTTCATGGAATTAAATTCTGAACTGTTGGAAAAATATGCGCTTTGCGCAGACAGTGAAGAAGTTATAAcagttcaaaataaattcttggCCGATGCTAGGACAGAGAAATCTCAAAGGAGCTGTAAGTTCTTGCGTAAGCAACTatacaattcaattttcacataaTCCTTGTCAAGAAATACTTGAATCACGGATTATAccatacatatttattgttaGCTAAAATTAGTTCTACCCAATTTCAGCTGAACCAGATCTTCCACATTATGATAGTGAATCCGAAGAGGAAACAGAAACTCCCGAATCGGTTGCAGAGAAAATTTTAGTTGCAGAAGAAAAGTAATAGGCATTACAGGTTTGCCATTTTATCTGAGGATGGAATAAATTGGGAAAGGTTAAGAAATTCCATTGTTCAAACTGGGAATTTGCGGGTTTATTTCAACAAAACGATTACTATGTTGCATATTGTTCCAAGTTATGTCAGCCAAGtattaggttttttttttcattaccctTCGTCTAATTTTATCATGAAAAGTTTGGTGAAACTTAAAAAactatcattttttctctatttgttACCCTCCGATTTGTGCTAGCAGtaagtaaaaatcaatttaatttattcaaaattttctgccTTAATTTATCCATTCGAGCAATTAGTCCTTTCAAAGCAAATGACATAATATGGAATcagcaaatttttatcttttatagaAAAGTTTGCACAATATGTTGGTGGTAAAGACTGGGAAAAAATAGGAAACTTtacgtaagaaaaataatggtaGCCTTGGATTAATTATACATAGATCATAAAATTGTAACAGAACTAATCTAGTGTTTTTTCAATACGTTGATCgtactgaaacattttttatgtacAACAATCGATAGCATATAATAGTGgcttacgaaaatttttgatgtgtATATgggaatttataaattaaactgCCTGTGTTGATGAAAGAAAttactttgaaaatgaaataatatatacaacAATTAACGAATTTCGATTTACTTTTATATCTAATGAGGTAATATAGACTAtttatcagatttttattgtacAGCTCGTtcctttattat
Above is a genomic segment from Diprion similis isolate iyDipSimi1 chromosome 5, iyDipSimi1.1, whole genome shotgun sequence containing:
- the LOC124406205 gene encoding 18S rRNA aminocarboxypropyltransferase codes for the protein MSSRSKKNKGKIVDRRKRRSVGKEEKYRQEGDKSDPSDSEDVGAEEAFKVSFPVAMWDLEHCDPKKCSGRKLSRHGLVQTLRLGARFPGLVLTPVGKKCVSPLDKNIVGEHGCAVVDCSWARLDDTPFARMRTPYPRLLPFLVAANPINYGKPCQLSCVEAIAATLIITGFPEEAAYYLGKFSWGHSFMELNSELLEKYALCADSEEVITVQNKFLADARTEKSQRSSEPDLPHYDSESEEETETPESVAEKILVAEEK